A region of Cyanobium sp. ATX 6F1 DNA encodes the following proteins:
- a CDS encoding glycoside hydrolase family 104 protein — translation MSFESVGLQRSTPPSRASRVRQLLVGASLALLSLPLALPARAAVGDEGNVQLIGTATSTAAVPRMFAITPERRALLNTIRYAEGTWANGEDIGYRVMFGGGLMDSLERHPDRVIRSSRYASAAAGAYQFMPFTWAMTSRILGLPGFGPFAQDQAALLLIQRRGALELADQGQLTPHLTARLAPEWASFPTLRGSSFYGQPVKRFADLKRFYEWNLAQLRGQLVAPPEPVASVPPSRACATNQLECLLESAAQSRSGL, via the coding sequence ATGTCCTTCGAATCCGTCGGTTTGCAGCGATCCACTCCCCCCTCAAGAGCCTCCCGAGTCCGCCAGCTGCTGGTGGGAGCCTCCCTGGCCCTGCTCAGCCTTCCGCTTGCCCTTCCCGCCCGGGCAGCCGTTGGTGACGAAGGCAATGTTCAGCTCATCGGCACCGCCACCTCCACCGCGGCCGTGCCCCGCATGTTCGCCATCACCCCGGAGAGGCGGGCCCTGCTCAACACGATCCGCTACGCCGAAGGCACCTGGGCCAATGGCGAAGACATCGGTTATCGGGTGATGTTTGGTGGCGGTCTCATGGATTCCCTGGAGCGCCACCCCGACCGGGTGATCCGCAGTTCCCGCTATGCCAGCGCTGCCGCAGGCGCCTACCAGTTCATGCCCTTCACCTGGGCCATGACCAGCCGGATTCTGGGTCTGCCCGGTTTCGGGCCCTTCGCCCAGGACCAGGCAGCGCTGCTGTTGATCCAGCGCCGTGGTGCCTTGGAGCTCGCTGATCAGGGCCAGCTCACCCCCCATCTGACCGCCCGCCTGGCGCCCGAATGGGCCTCGTTCCCAACCCTGCGCGGCAGCAGTTTTTACGGCCAGCCCGTGAAGCGCTTTGCTGATCTCAAGCGCTTCTACGAGTGGAACCTCGCCCAGCTCCGCGGCCAGCTTGTGGCACCCCCTGAGCCGGTGGCCAGCGTGCCCCCCAGTCGCGCCTG